From one bacterium genomic stretch:
- a CDS encoding PilZ domain-containing protein: MKELKAGQKIRLKFKVSSLRSESITCTVKWFESDRVAVVFSEDHSYLIKKLPEGKEVEVVVYTDSGIFSFDSIVINSPLEHDFVIEIPGEKKHIQRRDYVRSPFNLRLILSQNVTEIETKTINIGGGGIRLLLKDELKTNSIWKFTLYMPDDEIATGKGIILYSLLQGKNIVSVLKFVEISETDRNKIIKKCFEEEVRNLKLKKLTE; the protein is encoded by the coding sequence ATGAAAGAATTGAAAGCCGGTCAGAAAATACGTTTAAAGTTTAAGGTTTCTTCACTTCGTTCTGAATCAATAACATGCACTGTTAAATGGTTTGAAAGCGACAGAGTGGCAGTTGTTTTTTCTGAAGATCACAGTTATTTGATCAAAAAATTGCCGGAAGGCAAAGAAGTTGAGGTCGTTGTTTATACTGATTCAGGGATTTTTTCGTTTGACTCAATAGTAATAAATTCACCGCTTGAGCATGACTTTGTCATAGAAATTCCCGGCGAAAAAAAACATATCCAGAGAAGAGATTACGTAAGATCACCTTTCAATCTCAGATTAATTTTATCTCAAAATGTAACGGAAATTGAAACAAAGACAATAAACATAGGCGGCGGCGGAATTAGATTGTTACTTAAAGATGAGCTGAAAACTAATTCAATTTGGAAATTTACTCTCTACATGCCCGATGATGAAATAGCAACAGGCAAAGGAATAATTCTCTATTCGCTTTTGCAGGGCAAAAATATTGTATCAGTACTTAAATTTGTTGAAATAAGTGAAACAGACAGAAATAAAATAATAAAAAAATGCTTTGAAGAAGAAGTGAGAAATTTGAAATTGAAAAAATTGACGGAATAA
- a CDS encoding phage holin family protein encodes MIRTLIKWILFALALILIAKIVPGIAISGFLTALFAALVIGLVNTFIKPIISFFALPLNILTLGLFTLVINAGLFALSAYFVHGFHIGGFIPALVGSILFSILSMLINASGKLLPV; translated from the coding sequence ATGATAAGAACTTTAATAAAATGGATACTTTTTGCACTTGCGCTTATTCTGATTGCTAAAATAGTTCCCGGAATAGCAATATCAGGTTTTCTAACCGCACTTTTTGCGGCGCTTGTTATCGGACTTGTAAATACCTTCATTAAGCCTATTATAAGTTTCTTTGCGTTGCCGTTAAATATTCTTACTCTGGGTTTATTTACACTTGTAATAAATGCCGGCTTATTCGCGTTATCGGCTTATTTTGTGCATGGCTTTCATATAGGCGGGTTTATTCCTGCACTTGTAGGTTCAATATTATTTTCAATACTTAGTATGCTGATAAATGCATCAGGAAAGCTTCTTCCTGTATAA
- a CDS encoding matrixin family metalloprotease, which yields MCDILKAKKYYINYIMKINHLLPVNLFKSNSVGRKAEISDRDDNQDIKIDIDHLLQWERNEKTPEKKLPKWNLEKIPLKFFINKDVYTEKLMPEFAKSVENSFQIWSRASHGLIRFEKTLNPYNSDIIIRWSNETLPGRNYEAGHNDLKVNNNRIQKAEITLIVFPVIDMNLSAENRIDRVQRTALHEIGHALGLNHSNNPKDIMFHRGIYNKSLSIIDIKRINELYKTRDLDLIS from the coding sequence TTGTGCGATATTTTAAAGGCTAAAAAATATTATATTAATTATATTATGAAAATTAACCATCTACTTCCTGTAAATTTATTTAAATCAAATTCTGTCGGCAGAAAAGCCGAAATTTCCGACAGGGATGATAATCAAGACATAAAAATCGACATAGATCACCTTCTTCAATGGGAAAGAAATGAAAAAACTCCCGAAAAAAAACTCCCTAAATGGAATTTAGAAAAAATTCCGCTTAAATTTTTTATAAATAAAGATGTCTATACAGAAAAATTAATGCCTGAATTTGCCAAATCCGTAGAAAACTCTTTTCAAATTTGGTCAAGAGCTTCTCACGGATTAATCAGGTTTGAAAAAACCTTAAATCCTTACAATTCCGATATTATAATTCGGTGGTCAAATGAAACACTGCCGGGCAGAAATTATGAAGCAGGTCATAATGATTTAAAAGTAAATAATAATCGGATTCAAAAAGCTGAAATCACTTTAATAGTTTTTCCTGTGATTGACATGAATCTTTCTGCGGAAAACCGTATAGACAGAGTCCAACGCACAGCACTACACGAAATCGGACACGCTCTGGGATTAAATCACAGTAATAATCCTAAAGATATTATGTTTCACAGGGGAATCTACAATAAATCTTTAAGTATAATAGATATAAAAAGAATTAATGAGCTTTACAAAACAAGAGACCTTGATTTAATTAGCTGA